In the Setaria italica strain Yugu1 chromosome VI, Setaria_italica_v2.0, whole genome shotgun sequence genome, one interval contains:
- the LOC101753309 gene encoding peptidyl-prolyl cis-trans isomerase FKBP16-3, chloroplastic — MAAAATSSSASASPLLLPSGPRQASSSRAWLHGGGASRSRAPCCCKATGGGSAAKCGAADDLTTSGGSSTRRGMLGVALGASALGLAAFDAVAAGLPPEEKPKLCDAACESELENVPMVTTESGLQYKDIKVGEGPSPPIGFQVAANYVAMVPNGQIFDSSLEKGQPYIFRVGSGQVIQGLDEGILSMKVGGLRRLYIPGPLAFPKGLTSAPGRPRVPPSSPVVFDVNLLYIPGLDDE, encoded by the exons ATGGCGGCCGCAGCAACgtcctcctcggcctccgcttcgccgctcctcctcccctcag GGCCGAGACAAGCCTCGTCGTCGAGGGCGTGgcttcacggcggcggcgcgtccagGAGCAGGGCGCCGTGCTGCTGCAAGGCCACCGGCGGCGGAAGCGCGGCGAAATGCGGGGCAGCTGACGATTTGACGACCAGTGGTGGCAGCAGTACCAGGAGGGGGATGCTAGGGGTGGCCCTGGGAGCGTCTGCCTTGGGGCTGGCCGCGTTcgatgccgtcgccgccgggttGCCACCGGAGGAGAAGCCCAAGCTCTGCGACGCCGCCTGCGAAAGCGAGCTCGAAAAT GTGCCTATGGTTACCACAGAATCCGGTCTGCAGTACAAGGACATCAAAGTGGGTGAAGGGCCAAGTCCACCCATTGGTTTCCAG GTTGCTGCAAATTATGTTGCCATGGTACCAAATGGGCAGATATTCGACAG TTCATTGGAGAAAGGTCAGCCCTACATATTCCGTGTTGGATCAGGACAG GTGATACAGGGGCTTGATGAAGGGATTTTGTCAATGAAGGTTGGAGGACTACGCCGTTTGTATATACCTGGGCCA CTAGCGTTCCCTAAGGGTCTTACTTCAGCTCCAGGAAGACCAAGAGTGCCTCCTAGCAGCCCTGTCGTATTCGACGTCAACTTACTGTACATACCGGGCCTTGATGACGAGTGA
- the LOC101773718 gene encoding LRR receptor-like serine/threonine-protein kinase FLS2 — MGLVQKVLTALALWCLITNTREIAACITEERDALVAFNTSLNDPDGRLSSWRGDNCCNWSGVRCSKKTGHVVQLDLGEYTLQGEINPSLAGLTNLVYLNLSQNDFGGVSIPEFIGSFTMLRYLDLSGAHFAGPVPPQLGNLSRLQYLDLSGSHMVTVDNFHWVSKLTSLRYLDLSWLYLAASLDWLQAVNMLPLLQVLLLNDASLPATNLNCFPQVNFTTLKILDLKSNTNLNSSFPSWIWNLSSLSELDLSSCGLSGEIPDELGKLTSLKSLALADNKLKGGIPRSASRLCKLVNLHLSRNLLSGDITKTAKSLLHCMKGLQILDLADNKLKGNLSGWLEQIVSLRVLDLSKNSLSGAVPASIGNISNLTYLDISFNSFKGTISELHFLNLSRLDTLVLSSNSLKIMMNHRWVPPFQLREVGMHSCLVGPQFPTWMQSQTRIEKIDVGSTGISGVLPDWIWNFSSSLTSLNVSRNNITGKLPASLEQLKMLTTLSMRYNQLEGSIPDLPTGIQLLDLSHNYLSGSLPQNVGGRELYYLLLSHNFLSGVIPTNLCKTVSMEVIDLSNNNLSGELPNCWKKNSNLYTIDFSSNNFWGEIPSTIGSLSSLVTLHISKNNLSGTLPTSLQSCNRLMLLDLGENNLCGNIPKWIGDGLHTLIFLSLRSNQFSGEIPEELSQLHALQILDFGNNKLSGPVTHFLGNLTALHLGSPVWDGSPFVEFMVYGVGGAYFSVYTDTLEAAFKYYDIFSIDLSTNQFTGDIPSEIGSLSALINLNLSRNYIKGSIPEELGRITELESLDLSWNNLSGSIPQGLALLTTLGELNLSYNDLSGKIPSGFQLDTFGGDSYLGNVNLCGAPLSRICLPNGSKHRHRKLHQHFDMVTYLCMLLGFASGFSIVLVILISSAAARKAYFEFTDNILNKLHTEADLKLHFNRALAGRNLSMPTESQNSLTCYHFEGPPSPS, encoded by the coding sequence ATGGGGCTTGTGCAGAAAGTGCTAACAGCACTGGCCCTTTGGTGCCTGATTACCAACACTAGGGAGATAGCGGCTTGCATCACAGAAGAGAGAGATGCTTTGGTTGCCTTCAACACCAGTCTCAacgatcctgatgggaggttaAGTTCATGGCGCGGCGATAACTGTTGCAACTGGAGTGGTGTCAGATGCAGCAAGAAGACCGGCCATGTCGTCCAGCTGGATCTTGGTGAATACACTCTCCAAGGTGAGATCAATCCATCTTTGGCTGGTTTGACAAATTTGGTGTACCTCAACCTCAGCCAAAACGACTTTGGCGGGGTGAGTATCCCAGAATTCATAGGCTCCTTCACGATGTTGAGGTATCTTGATCTTTCGGGTGCCCATTTTGCCGGCCCAGTCCCTCCTCAGCTTGGTAATTTATCAAGGCTCCAATATCTTGACCTATCTGGTTCTCACATGGTAACTGTCGATAACTTCCATTGGGTTTCAAAGCTCACTTCCCTGAGGTATCTTGACCTCAGTTGGTTATATCTTGCTGCCTCCTTGGACTGGCTGCAGGCTGTGAATATGCTTCCTTTACTGCAAGTGCTTCTCTTGAATGATGCAAGCCTTCCTGCCACCAACCTCAATTGTTTTCCTCAGGTCAACTTCACAACCCTTAAAATACTTGATCTCAAGAGTAATACTAATCTGAATTCTTCCTTTCCAAGTTGGATTTGGAATCTATCTTCCCTTTCAGAGTTGGATCTATCTAGCTGTGGGCTTTCAGGTGAGATTCCCGATGAGCTAGGAAAACTGACATCACTTAAGTCTCTTGCACTAGCAGATAATAAGTTGAAAGGAGGGATACCACGATCAGCAAGTAGGTTGTGCAAGTTAGTAAACCTCCATTTGTCTAGAAACCTTTTGTCAGGAGATATCACAAAAACAGCGAAGAGTCTGTTACACTGCATGAAGGGGCTGCAAATCCTTGACCTTGCTGACAACAAGTTAAAAGGAAATCTATCTGGTTGGCTTGAGCAAATAGTAAGCTTAAGAGTTCTTGATCTCAGTAAGAACTCACTATCTGGAGCTGTTCCAGCTAGCATTGGGAATATATCGAACCTGACATACTTGGATATTTCCTTCAATTCCTTCAAAGGCACAATATCAGAACTCCACTTTCTCAATTTATCAAGATTGGATACTTTAGTTTTATCATCGAATTCCTTGAAGATTATGATGAATCACAGATGGGTGCCACCCTTTCAGCTCCGAGAAGTAGGAATGCATTCTTGCTTGGTTGGGCCACAATTTCCAACTTGGATGCAATCGCAAACTAGAATTGAGAAGATTGATGTAGGCAGTACAGGCATCAGTGGCGTGTTACCTGATTGGATCTGGAACTTCTCTTCATCACTTACAAGCTTAAATGTCTCAAGAAACAATATAACTGGGAAATTGCCTGCAAGTTTGGAGCAATTGAAAATGCTGACAACTCTGAGCATGAGGTACAATCAACTTGAGGGAAGCATTCCTGATTTGCCAACTGGTATTCAACTGTTGGATCTGTCGCACAATTACTTGTCTGGATCATTGCCACAGAACGTTGGAGGCAGAGAATTGTATTACCTGCTACTCTCGCATAATTTTCTTAGTGGAGTAATACCAACAAATCTATGTAAAACGGTATCAATGGAAGTTATTGATCTATCAAACAACAATCTTTCAGGGGAGCTTCCGAATTGTTGGAAAAAAAACTCAAACCTGTATACCATAGATTTTTCTAGCAATAATTTCTGGGGAGAAATACCATCTACCATAGGTTCTCTAAGTTCCCTCGTTACACTGCATATCAGCAAGAATAACTTATCTGGGACATTGCCCACCTCGTTGCAGTCATGCAACAGGCTAATGTTGCTTGATCTTGGAGAGAATAATTTGTGCGGAAACATACCAAAATGGATAGGTGATGGTCTACATACTCTAATATTTCTGAGTTTACGTTCTAATCAGTTTTCTGGTGAAATACCTGAAGAGCTATCTCAACTTCATGCTCTGCAAATTTTGGATTTTGGTAACAACAAACTATCTGGCCCTGTAACACATTTCCTGGGAAATTTAACGGCCTTGCACTTGGGCAGCCCAGTATGGGATGGATCACCTTTTGTTGAATTCATGGTTTATGGTGTTGGGGGTGCTTACTTTTCTGTGTACACGGATACATTAGAAGCAGCATTCAAATATTATGACATTTTCAGCATTGATCTCTCAACAAATCAATTTACTGGTGACATTCCAAGTGAAATAGGATCCCTATCTGCATTAATAAACTTGAATCTGTCAAGGAATTACATCAAAGGAAGTATTCCTGAAGAACTGGGAAGAATCACAGAATTAGAGTCACTTGATCTCTCATGGAACAATCTATCTGGTTCAATTCCTCAGGGCTTGGCGTTGCTGACAACGTTGGGAGAGCTGAATTTATCCTACAATGATCTCTCAGGAAAGATACCTTCAGGATTTCAATTAGATACTTTCGGAGGAGATTCGTACTTGGGAAATGTAAATCTTTGTGGGGCTCCACTATCAAGAATTTGTTTGCCCAATGGCAGCAAGCATCGGCACCGTAAACTTCATCAACATTTTGATATGGTGACATACCTATGTATGTTGCTGGGGTTTGCATCTGGATTCTCCATAGTTCTCGTCATCCTCATATCCAGTGCAGCTGCAAGGAAGGCCTACTTTGAGTTCACCGACAACATACTCAACAAGTTGCACACTGAAGCTGATCTGAAACTCCATTTCAACAGAGCGTTAGCAGGAAGAAACCTGTCCATGCCAACCGAAAGTCAGAACTCTCTTACTTGCTACCACTTCGAAGGACCTCCTTCTCCCTCGTAG
- the LOC101753720 gene encoding uncharacterized protein LOC101753720: MMRGANAKKRKAPATAKGKKSKESSALAGEQKDPDAKRCKTEGAEEKEEESPVKPKSEQAGSDSSIEDGRQKPRGRGRMPSRWSPQGLRLCPCPCRRGQATHTLTERTIGEKREDQLIGDFRMSWEDNYSSRQTIATRILNSFVKMLFVLVDWQGTHA; encoded by the exons ATGATGAGGGGCGCCAAtgccaagaagaggaaggcacCCGCGACGGCCAAAGGCAAAAAAAGCAAGGAGTCCTCTGCCCTG GCTGGGGAGCAGAAGGATCCGGATGCCAAGAGGTGCAAGACAGAGGGTGccgaggagaaggaggaggagagcccCGTGAAGCCCAAGTCGGAGCAGGCCGGGAGCGACAGCTCCATCGAGGACGGCAGGCAGAAGCCCCGGGGAAGGGGAAGAATGCCAAGCCGGTGGAGCCCCCAAGGACTACGTCTATGTCCATGCCCGTGCAGGAGAGGGCAGGCTACTCACACCCTCACAGAGAGG ACAATAGGTGAGAAGAGAGAGGATCAGCTAATTGGTGATTTCAGAATGAGTTGGGAAGACAACTACAGTAGTCGACAGACAATAGCCACAAGGATACTGAATTCTTTTGTTAAAATGTTGTTTGTTTTGGTGGATTGGCAAGGCACTCATGCTTGA
- the LOC101754126 gene encoding transcription factor RF2a → MNMDTKPIAGGGGGGGGDAEGGGSCAAGNVPAMQSSCDAVAPSPAPHTECDMSRMPDSPVRKPGHRRALSDIIGLPNDLDLGAPGAGDGPVLSDENEEELFSMFLDVEKLNSRCGASESESSCAMAGGGGEATQMSAAPGAGLRPRHHQRHSMDASSSIDAENLFGTSAMDGVSPVEAKKAMSAAKLAELALIDPKKAKRIINNRQSAARSKERKMRYIAELERKVQFMQREATALATQLALLQRDTAGLTAENSELKLRLQNTEHQVHLQDALNDALKSELQRLKMATGQMGSGGGAMNFGASPHPFGANHHHQQMFHPNQAMPPPFAAMQQQQQQLLPNQPLHPLQTQQAAINLNMKGPAPAPNQWWGDAWSESSSS, encoded by the exons ATGAACATGGACACGAAACCGAtcgcaggaggcggcggcggcggcggcggcgatgcggaaggaggaggaagctgTGCTGCCGGCAATGTCCCGGCGATGCAATCCTCATGCGACGCGGTGGCGCCTTCGCCGGCACCTCATACGGAGTGCGACATGAGCCGCATGCCGGACTCCCCAGTGCGCAAGCCCGGCCACCGTCGCGCGCTCTCGGACATCATCGGCCTCCCCAACGACCTGGACCTCggcgcccccggcgccggcgacggccccGTGCTGTCGGACGAGAACGAGGAGGAGCTCTTCTCCATGTTTCTCGACGTCGAGAAGCTGAACTCGCGGTGCGgggcgtcggagtcggagtcaTCGTGCGCCATGGCGGGGGGTGGGGGAGAGGCGACGCAGATGTCCGCCGCGCCTGGGGCAGGGCTCAGGCCGAGGCACCATCAGAGGCATTCCATGGATGCCTCGAGCTCCATCGACGCGGAGAATCTTTTTGGGACGTCGGCGATGGATGGCGTGTCGCCGGTTGAGGCGAAGAAGGCAATGTCCGCCGCAAAGCTCGCCGAACTTGCGCTCATCGACCCCAAGAAGGCAAAAAG GATTATAAATAATAGACAGTCAGCAGCAAgatcaaaagaaaggaagatgCGGTATATTGCTGAACTTGAACGGAAGGTGCAATTTATGCAGAGAGAAGCCACAGCACTGGCAACTCAGCTGGCGTTGCTACAG CGAGACACAGCTGGGCTAACAGCTGAGAACAGTGAACTGAAGCTCCGTCTGCAGAACACAGAGCATCAAGTCCACTTACAAGATG CTCTCAACGATGCCCTGAAATCGGAGCTCCAGCGGCTGAAGATGGCGACAGGCCAGATGGGCAGCGGTGGAGGGGCGATGAACTTCGGCGCATCACCGCACCCATTCGGTgcgaaccaccaccaccagcagatGTTTCACCCTAACCAAGCAATGCCACCACCCTTCGCGgcgatgcagcagcagcagcagcagctgctcccCAACCAGCCATTGCACCCTCTGCAAACCCAGCAGGCTGCGATCAACCTGAACATGAAAGGGCCGGCGCCTGCTCCCAACCAGTGGTGGGGCGACGCGTGGtcggagagcagcagcagctga